One window from the genome of Acinetobacter lanii encodes:
- a CDS encoding DUF805 domain-containing protein yields the protein MTTPLDSHPIPVEPIHSTELTERNQPSKDSPLSPHGRFTRMSYLAWLFITGMVYSCALFIAFGCAVYAIATSGIDFFDFQPLTSTFSGWCATLIAIVSVLIYGYVTICISIRRLHDLNRSGWLVLLVFVPIIGVLFMLYLYFTKGDLGANRYGDYRPTEQTEKALGIIFAIIFGVYTIATLALSLALPNLLSEQLSSSHEESTELMDQESTKQVEVDQVPQHVDEPITREQPQQIESSVSTGVDDSIDTVLDDAERTQDQTDPDPMTEQDSTEAVEAPEQ from the coding sequence ATGACAACACCGCTTGATAGTCACCCTATTCCTGTTGAACCCATACACTCTACTGAGCTTACTGAACGAAATCAGCCAAGCAAAGATTCACCGCTGTCACCGCATGGACGTTTCACCCGTATGTCTTATTTGGCATGGCTCTTTATCACCGGAATGGTGTATAGCTGTGCCCTGTTTATCGCCTTTGGATGTGCTGTCTATGCCATTGCAACTTCAGGAATTGACTTCTTCGATTTTCAGCCGCTTACATCCACTTTTTCAGGATGGTGTGCAACCTTAATTGCGATCGTTAGTGTTCTGATCTACGGTTATGTCACGATTTGTATTTCAATACGGCGTTTGCATGATCTCAATCGATCTGGATGGTTGGTACTTTTGGTGTTTGTTCCCATTATTGGGGTGCTGTTTATGTTGTATTTGTATTTTACCAAAGGTGATTTGGGTGCAAATCGATACGGTGATTATCGTCCGACTGAACAAACTGAAAAAGCATTGGGAATCATTTTTGCCATTATCTTTGGTGTATATACCATCGCGACACTTGCTTTAAGCCTTGCCCTTCCGAATCTACTTTCAGAGCAACTGTCTTCTTCGCATGAAGAGTCAACTGAACTGATGGATCAGGAATCCACTAAACAAGTGGAAGTTGATCAAGTGCCCCAGCATGTCGATGAACCAATCACCCGTGAACAACCACAGCAAATTGAATCTAGCGTAAGCACCGGTGTTGATGATTCGATTGACACAGTATTAGATGATGCAGAGCGCACCCAAGATCAAACTGATCCAGATCCGATGACCGAACAAGACTCAACTGAAGCCGTTGAAGCGCCTGAACAATAA
- a CDS encoding thermonuclease family protein — MLSQFSPTWLIAIGAVLCFIALLLLRRLLNWAQVVFKPYKKGKSYWCRVIAISDGDTLTCARLNLRRSETKLRFAYIDAPESSQSYGAESQRLIKKMVYRKWVRVKITDVDRYGRCVGVVYRFKKNMNEEMVKRGAAWVYEEYIKDPKQRKHLLALQDTAKRNKKGLWRGTKPIRPSVYRKQH, encoded by the coding sequence ATGCTTTCACAATTCTCCCCGACATGGCTCATCGCAATCGGTGCTGTGCTTTGTTTTATTGCTTTATTGTTGTTACGGCGCTTACTGAATTGGGCTCAAGTGGTTTTTAAACCGTATAAAAAAGGCAAAAGCTATTGGTGCCGTGTAATTGCAATCAGCGACGGCGATACCCTCACCTGCGCAAGACTCAATTTACGACGTTCGGAAACCAAACTGCGTTTTGCCTATATTGATGCGCCTGAATCCAGCCAAAGTTACGGCGCTGAATCTCAACGTCTGATTAAAAAAATGGTTTACCGTAAATGGGTTCGAGTCAAAATTACCGATGTAGACCGTTACGGGCGATGTGTTGGAGTTGTCTATCGTTTTAAAAAAAATATGAATGAGGAAATGGTAAAACGTGGTGCTGCATGGGTATATGAGGAATATATCAAAGACCCAAAACAGCGTAAGCATCTACTCGCTTTGCAAGATACCGCTAAAAGAAATAAAAAAGGTTTATGGCGTGGCACCAAACCGATTCGCCCAAGTGTCTATCGTAAACAGCATTAA
- a CDS encoding acyl-CoA dehydrogenase family protein: MFELSARAQDFVSRTQAFISDVIEPVETQFWQDVHALNQGGDWTHWQWPAQLESLKDQAKQAGLWNIFLPDAKLGQGLSVQEYAHVAELSGRSLIAPVVFNCNAPDSGNMELLWRYGTEQQKQQWLMPLLEGKIRSVFCMTEPDVASSDATNMQATAIIEGDEIVLNGRKWWSSGLGDPNAKIIIFMAHTPDPTKDRHHQHSMVLVPIDTQGVKIERMLPVFGDYDAPHGHGEVSFNQVRVPISNFIGGAGQGFEIAQGRLGPGRIHHCMRCIGAAEKSLELMIDRGMSRKAFGKEILKLGGNLERVAEARVAIDQARLLTLYAAYKMDTLGNLAALTEISAIKVVAPSVLEKVVDMAMQIHGGAGLSQDTPLTGFFAQARALRLADGPDEVHKGMIAKLELAKRGYTQNRH, translated from the coding sequence ATGTTTGAACTTTCTGCGCGTGCACAAGATTTTGTGTCACGTACCCAAGCCTTTATCTCTGATGTAATTGAACCTGTTGAAACGCAGTTTTGGCAGGATGTCCATGCACTGAATCAAGGCGGTGATTGGACACACTGGCAATGGCCCGCTCAACTTGAAAGTTTAAAAGATCAAGCCAAGCAGGCAGGGCTGTGGAATATATTTTTACCTGATGCAAAATTAGGTCAAGGTTTATCGGTTCAAGAATATGCCCATGTTGCAGAACTTTCGGGTCGTAGTCTGATTGCCCCTGTGGTCTTTAATTGCAATGCACCAGACAGTGGCAATATGGAATTGTTATGGCGTTATGGTACAGAACAACAAAAACAACAATGGCTTATGCCACTCTTAGAGGGAAAAATTCGTTCCGTCTTTTGCATGACTGAGCCGGATGTCGCATCTTCTGATGCCACCAATATGCAAGCCACCGCGATCATCGAAGGTGATGAGATTGTGTTAAATGGACGTAAATGGTGGTCTTCAGGTTTAGGCGATCCCAATGCCAAAATCATTATTTTTATGGCGCACACCCCAGATCCAACCAAAGATCGTCATCATCAACATTCTATGGTGTTGGTTCCTATTGACACGCAAGGGGTTAAGATTGAACGCATGTTGCCTGTATTTGGTGATTATGATGCGCCGCATGGTCATGGTGAAGTCAGTTTTAATCAGGTGAGAGTACCGATCAGCAATTTTATTGGCGGTGCAGGACAAGGGTTTGAAATTGCACAAGGACGCTTAGGGCCGGGTCGTATTCACCATTGTATGCGTTGTATTGGCGCTGCTGAAAAATCATTGGAACTGATGATTGACCGTGGTATGAGCCGTAAAGCCTTTGGCAAAGAAATTTTAAAACTCGGTGGCAACTTAGAACGTGTGGCTGAAGCACGGGTTGCGATTGATCAAGCACGATTATTGACACTTTATGCCGCTTATAAAATGGATACCCTCGGTAATCTTGCAGCACTTACAGAAATTTCAGCGATTAAGGTGGTAGCGCCAAGTGTTTTAGAAAAAGTAGTTGATATGGCCATGCAAATTCACGGCGGTGCGGGGCTTTCACAAGATACACCACTGACTGGATTTTTTGCCCAAGCCAGAGCCTTACGTTTGGCCGATGGTCCAGATGAAGTGCATAAAGGCATGATCGCAAAATTAGAGTTGGCAAAACGAGGCTATACTCAAAATCGTCATTAA
- a CDS encoding phosphotransferase family protein, with amino-acid sequence MSVIDVGGAVRAGEELDIDSVTRWLHEQNVDVQGNAEVTQYSGGASNWTYRLKYDNADLILRRPPKGTKAKSAHDMAREFRVQKALRPFYPVLPEMLALCQDESVIGVDFYVMKRIEGIIPRAKLPPELQFEEAQVHQLCINVLDKLIELHQVPYQGTELETLGKGDGYCRRQVEGWDSRFEKAHTINVPSFKYVRRWLLDHIPEDSKTCLIHNDWRFDNVILDPQNPTQVIGVLDWEMATLGDPLMDLGSALAYWVEDTDNQIFKSTRRQPTHLKGMLTRKQVVDYYLEKTGLQTDNWAFYEVFGIFRLAVIAQQIYYRYYHKQTHNPAFKDFWIVIHALHIRALKLIGLQKIEANELAQKYIAKFKELMPK; translated from the coding sequence ATGTCAGTGATCGATGTAGGTGGAGCAGTTCGAGCAGGAGAAGAACTCGATATAGACTCTGTCACCCGTTGGCTACATGAACAGAATGTTGATGTGCAAGGCAATGCTGAAGTAACTCAATATTCAGGTGGAGCTTCGAACTGGACTTACCGCTTAAAATACGACAATGCTGATTTAATTTTAAGACGACCACCGAAAGGTACCAAAGCCAAATCAGCCCATGACATGGCACGTGAATTTCGAGTGCAAAAAGCTCTGCGCCCATTTTATCCAGTCCTGCCAGAAATGCTGGCTTTGTGTCAGGATGAATCTGTGATTGGGGTAGACTTTTATGTGATGAAACGCATTGAAGGGATAATCCCAAGAGCGAAACTGCCGCCTGAATTACAGTTTGAAGAAGCACAAGTGCATCAGCTATGTATCAATGTTTTAGATAAATTGATTGAGTTACATCAAGTGCCTTATCAAGGCACGGAATTGGAAACATTAGGCAAGGGCGATGGCTACTGCCGACGTCAGGTTGAAGGCTGGGATAGTCGTTTTGAAAAAGCCCATACCATCAATGTGCCATCCTTTAAATACGTACGTCGTTGGTTATTGGATCATATTCCTGAAGATTCCAAAACGTGCTTAATTCATAATGATTGGCGTTTTGACAATGTCATTTTAGATCCACAAAATCCAACCCAAGTGATTGGGGTATTGGATTGGGAGATGGCAACTTTAGGTGATCCTTTAATGGATTTAGGTTCCGCTTTGGCGTATTGGGTTGAAGACACCGACAATCAAATCTTTAAATCCACACGGCGCCAACCGACCCATTTAAAAGGCATGCTTACACGTAAACAAGTGGTCGATTATTATCTAGAAAAAACGGGCTTACAAACCGATAACTGGGCATTTTATGAAGTCTTTGGCATCTTCCGTTTGGCGGTGATTGCACAGCAAATTTATTATCGTTATTACCATAAGCAAACCCACAATCCTGCATTTAAAGATTTTTGGATTGTGATTCATGCCTTACATATTCGTGCGCTTAAATTGATTGGCTTACAGAAAATCGAAGCCAATGAGCTTGCACAAAAATACATTGCTAAATTTAAAGAGTTAATGCCGAAATGA
- a CDS encoding histidine phosphatase family protein: protein MTTIYFVRHGQASFGAESYDQLSPNGELQAKLLGQYFDQILKEAPYVVAGAMQRHQQTTQIALAQCFPEAGVDTNAAWNEFNHQQVFAQYEPRFNQPHLLKQDVAQHKDPRAYLGQIFEGAIARWTGGEFHHEYDESWPEFKARVEGALVNLCQQLAQTKPRYAVVFTSGGVISVIAGKLLELNANRTFALNWAIANTSLTTVRLVGTEPQLLSLNEHHFIKAQRPDLLTWI from the coding sequence ATGACCACCATTTATTTTGTCCGTCATGGACAAGCATCCTTTGGTGCAGAAAGTTATGACCAACTGTCGCCCAATGGCGAACTACAAGCAAAACTTTTAGGGCAATATTTTGATCAAATCTTAAAAGAAGCGCCTTATGTAGTAGCAGGTGCAATGCAACGTCATCAACAAACCACCCAAATTGCATTGGCACAATGTTTTCCTGAAGCAGGCGTTGACACCAACGCAGCTTGGAATGAATTTAACCATCAACAAGTTTTTGCCCAATATGAACCTCGATTCAATCAACCACATTTACTCAAACAGGATGTGGCACAACACAAAGACCCGCGTGCGTATTTAGGCCAAATTTTCGAAGGTGCAATCGCACGTTGGACGGGGGGAGAGTTTCATCACGAATATGATGAATCTTGGCCTGAATTTAAAGCACGGGTCGAAGGCGCATTGGTAAACTTGTGTCAGCAACTTGCCCAAACTAAACCACGTTATGCCGTGGTGTTTACCTCAGGTGGCGTCATCTCGGTTATTGCAGGCAAACTCTTAGAGTTAAATGCCAATCGAACCTTTGCACTCAATTGGGCAATTGCCAATACCAGTTTAACCACCGTACGTTTGGTCGGGACAGAACCACAATTACTCAGTTTAAATGAACATCATTTTATTAAGGCGCAGCGCCCTGATTTGTTGACATGGATATGA
- a CDS encoding SDR family oxidoreductase: MAKTILITGASSGIGAGMAREFAQKGYNLAICARRLERLEQLQQELESKYGVQVSLKVLDVTDYDQVFEVFRAFKQEFGSIDRIIINAGVGQGRRIGKGNFEINRATVETNFISALAQSEAAVEIFREQNAGHLVMISSMSAVRGMPKHLTAYGASKAGVAHLAEGIRAELIDTPIQVTTIFPGYIRTEINEGAGKLPFEVDEKTGSRLLVAEIEKAPIKAYVPKWPWLPLGLAMKVLPLKWVNKLG, encoded by the coding sequence ATGGCAAAAACAATCTTAATTACCGGTGCCAGTTCAGGCATTGGTGCAGGCATGGCACGTGAATTCGCACAAAAAGGCTATAACCTCGCCATTTGTGCCCGTCGCTTAGAACGCTTAGAACAACTGCAACAAGAATTAGAATCAAAATACGGCGTTCAAGTGAGCCTAAAAGTATTAGACGTGACCGATTACGATCAGGTCTTTGAAGTGTTCCGTGCATTTAAGCAAGAGTTTGGCAGCATTGATCGGATTATTATCAATGCCGGTGTCGGTCAAGGACGACGCATTGGCAAAGGCAATTTTGAGATTAACCGCGCTACAGTGGAAACCAACTTTATTTCAGCATTGGCACAGTCTGAAGCAGCAGTTGAAATTTTCCGTGAACAAAATGCCGGACATTTGGTGATGATTTCTTCAATGAGTGCTGTACGAGGTATGCCTAAACACTTAACCGCTTACGGCGCAAGTAAAGCTGGTGTAGCTCATTTAGCTGAAGGGATCCGTGCAGAACTTATTGATACCCCCATTCAAGTGACCACTATATTTCCCGGCTATATACGTACTGAAATTAATGAAGGTGCAGGCAAATTACCTTTTGAAGTGGATGAAAAAACAGGTTCACGTTTGTTGGTGGCTGAAATTGAAAAAGCCCCGATCAAAGCTTATGTGCCGAAGTGGCCTTGGTTACCTTTGGGATTAGCCATGAAAGTCTTACCTTTAAAATGGGTCAATAAACTCGGTTGA
- a CDS encoding SGNH/GDSL hydrolase family protein — protein MLLKATTIALIPALILQGNRVKKNILRLDEPAGERIGQMGHGKALSILILGDSAAAGVGVEHQRDALLGSVLEQLQHDFSVQYCLHAKTGYTTSQVTRSLDELETQHFDIVVTSIGVNDVTKLMPAELWIEKQSRLYQQINNKFTPKLVIAAGVPPMQEFPALPNPLAWLFGQYAKKMNQKLDKFVAQQAHMRWIPYDMEQYKQLNLEMAKDGFHPSKAVYQLWAKQVVAHIRDVF, from the coding sequence ATGTTACTTAAAGCCACCACTATTGCATTGATCCCAGCACTCATTCTTCAGGGAAATCGCGTGAAGAAAAATATTTTACGTTTAGATGAACCGGCAGGTGAGCGTATAGGGCAAATGGGTCATGGCAAGGCATTGTCTATATTGATACTGGGGGATTCCGCTGCGGCAGGTGTTGGGGTGGAACATCAACGGGATGCCTTATTGGGTAGCGTGCTAGAACAATTACAGCACGACTTTAGTGTTCAATACTGTCTGCATGCCAAAACAGGTTATACCACTTCACAAGTCACACGGTCTCTGGATGAATTAGAGACACAGCATTTTGACATAGTGGTAACATCCATTGGGGTAAATGATGTCACCAAGCTGATGCCAGCAGAACTTTGGATTGAAAAACAGTCTCGACTGTACCAACAGATTAACAATAAATTTACACCGAAATTAGTGATCGCGGCAGGCGTGCCACCCATGCAAGAATTTCCAGCATTGCCGAATCCTTTGGCTTGGCTATTCGGTCAATATGCCAAAAAAATGAATCAAAAATTAGACAAATTTGTGGCTCAACAAGCTCATATGCGTTGGATCCCTTATGATATGGAACAGTATAAACAATTAAATCTAGAAATGGCCAAAGATGGCTTTCATCCAAGTAAAGCGGTTTATCAACTTTGGGCCAAGCAAGTGGTTGCACATATTCGTGATGTTTTCTAA
- a CDS encoding uracil-DNA glycosylase family protein, which produces MQDIPIETHPLAPFLPENAKLLMLGSFPPPQNRWKMDFYYPNYQNDMWRIFGHCFFNDKNHFLDLPNKNFHLDQIIGFLNEKGIAIYDTAYQIKRLTGNASDKFLQIETPSNIANLLQKIPACQSIMTTGDKATDTLMLSMPEGTVKPSIGQSSRAYLADREITLYRMPSSSRAYPLALEKKAQAYAQLFKQVGLP; this is translated from the coding sequence ATGCAAGACATTCCGATAGAAACACATCCGTTGGCGCCTTTTTTACCTGAAAATGCCAAATTACTGATGCTCGGGAGTTTTCCTCCTCCGCAAAATCGTTGGAAAATGGACTTTTACTATCCCAATTATCAAAATGATATGTGGCGTATTTTTGGTCACTGTTTTTTTAATGATAAAAACCACTTTTTGGATTTACCGAATAAGAACTTCCATCTTGATCAGATTATTGGGTTTTTAAATGAAAAAGGCATCGCGATTTATGACACTGCGTATCAGATCAAGCGCTTAACTGGAAATGCGTCAGATAAATTTCTACAGATCGAAACACCGAGCAATATAGCGAATTTACTTCAAAAAATTCCTGCATGTCAGAGCATTATGACCACAGGGGATAAAGCAACTGACACTCTAATGTTATCCATGCCTGAAGGAACAGTGAAACCATCCATTGGTCAATCAAGTCGAGCTTATTTAGCTGATCGAGAAATTACACTTTATCGGATGCCATCTTCCTCAAGAGCTTACCCTTTGGCTTTAGAGAAAAAAGCACAAGCTTATGCGCAGCTGTTTAAGCAAGTTGGTTTGCCTTAA
- a CDS encoding phospholipase D family protein, translating into MNILKDSSFLFLTVLCAALSGCSLPSNQSRPDQPIRAHYEQWISNQASQDKINQGLTAYLALDDAFMSIATRLYLIRNAKYTLDLQYYIWEDDSIGHLMLSELLKAADRGVKVRLMIDDQNGTKLDDALKTLAQHPNFRIKLFNPYKYRSFRVMDYAFRFKHINHRMHNKLIIADGAASVTGGRNISREYFDASEHFQFTDMDIFFAGTALKAANSTFQIFWNDDLSYPVQQILGSSNKQDLKALRQRYSRFEGQQPDQMLNKIKQAQTLVAENLKNRPIAWAKADFLADSPDKIRGQARDHQLIGNQITQIMGQPKQHLELVSAYFVPTKKGTAYLSSLNQNKVNVRILTNSFLANDVALVHAFYQKYRVDLLKSGVKLYEFKPYIEREKRTWYEAMTGNVIPAKGKNASSLHAKFFDVDGKVFIGSFNFDPRSAHLNTEVGLVVESESLQQRISKSLDQYLPQVAYKLKLNEKGQVIWLEQQKDGSIKTHTYDPETTQFQRFTMHAVSYLPIEWMM; encoded by the coding sequence TTTATTTTTAACGGTTTTATGCGCAGCACTCAGTGGATGTAGTTTACCGAGCAATCAATCACGCCCAGATCAACCCATTCGAGCACATTATGAACAGTGGATTTCAAATCAAGCCAGTCAAGATAAAATTAATCAAGGTTTAACTGCGTATTTGGCATTGGATGATGCCTTTATGAGTATCGCGACACGCTTGTATTTGATTCGCAATGCAAAATATACCCTTGATTTGCAATATTACATTTGGGAAGACGACTCTATTGGTCATCTGATGCTGTCTGAACTACTCAAAGCTGCCGACCGTGGGGTCAAAGTGCGATTAATGATTGATGATCAGAATGGTACAAAACTGGATGACGCATTAAAAACTTTAGCTCAACACCCCAATTTCAGAATTAAACTGTTTAATCCCTATAAATATCGCTCATTTCGGGTAATGGATTATGCTTTTCGCTTCAAGCACATTAACCATCGTATGCATAATAAATTGATCATTGCTGATGGTGCCGCATCAGTCACAGGTGGACGGAATATTAGCCGTGAATATTTTGATGCCAGTGAGCATTTTCAATTTACCGACATGGATATTTTCTTCGCAGGGACAGCATTAAAAGCGGCCAATTCCACCTTTCAAATTTTTTGGAATGATGATTTAAGCTATCCTGTTCAACAAATCTTGGGAAGTTCAAATAAGCAAGACCTCAAAGCTTTACGTCAGCGCTATAGTCGGTTTGAAGGTCAGCAACCTGATCAGATGCTGAATAAGATTAAACAAGCACAGACGTTGGTGGCAGAAAATTTAAAAAATCGTCCGATTGCATGGGCAAAGGCAGATTTTCTGGCGGATAGTCCCGATAAAATTCGTGGTCAAGCACGCGATCATCAACTCATTGGTAATCAAATCACTCAAATCATGGGTCAACCCAAACAGCATTTAGAATTGGTGTCTGCCTATTTTGTACCCACAAAAAAAGGAACAGCCTATTTATCTTCTTTGAATCAAAATAAAGTCAATGTCAGAATCCTCACCAATTCTTTTCTCGCCAATGATGTGGCTTTGGTGCATGCCTTTTATCAAAAGTATCGGGTGGATTTATTGAAAAGTGGTGTAAAGCTTTATGAGTTTAAACCCTATATCGAACGTGAAAAACGCACTTGGTATGAAGCCATGACAGGCAATGTGATTCCTGCCAAAGGCAAAAATGCTTCAAGCTTACATGCTAAATTTTTTGATGTGGATGGAAAAGTATTTATCGGCTCTTTTAATTTTGATCCACGTTCTGCGCATTTAAATACCGAGGTGGGTTTAGTAGTTGAGTCTGAAAGCTTACAACAGCGTATATCCAAGTCCCTCGATCAATACCTTCCTCAAGTGGCTTATAAATTGAAACTGAATGAAAAAGGTCAAGTGATTTGGTTAGAGCAGCAAAAGGATGGTTCCATTAAAACCCATACTTATGATCCGGAAACCACTCAATTTCAGCGCTTTACTATGCATGCCGTATCCTATCTACCGATTGAATGGATGATGTAA